acttgtgatttaatgatatttagatgctactatctacttctgaagctatgctatctatgctaatcagtgtgtggggggtggggggtgctcccggatccgggtttctgaggcagtaaaagttaattgaaagctaatcatatacttgactaaaaaatacagggttgacaggaatcgaaagacaaattagttcttaatgcaaccgctgacttacatttttaaaattatccttacttttcaatacagggttcgccaagtgacgcgataacaaacaaaatggcgaaatatgcgtttaaaatatttcgacagaacaacgatttatcatattaaatattgcttactttgagctgttcttccatcagattcttgggcaatgtatcctttctatgttgtaatcttcttttggtcgatagatgtcctctgtccttcgaaatgtccactaacaacgaccgagaccccgaaacgttcccaaagctagaaagtgcacgacaaagaaattcctcagaatcgcactaaacggatataaattgctataaaacggttcaaattaactacattatgatgtttttaacaactataacgagtaaaaacatgaccagagaaatattgctggctaaacaacgatttggaatgaggcaagtccgatgtccttcacgcttcaggtgcgcgacgagaaagggaggtacctctacgttttgttcttttatagtggctgtgattgtgcaatcgattccattcaaaacgtgatgacgtacagacacccagaggaagacgtaggcagtgtcggtttcttcatagcattcactgtcaccttaaaaacagactccagatcaggggtaaaaatgtctgaaatctgacccctgtcatgaaaagtgctgtagatatagttctgtaccactcagagacaaaattccaacggctatagaaactagaaagtgttttctatccaataataacaataatatgcatattgtacgatcaagaatttagcacgaggcagtttaatttggagaccaaaatatgctaatgcggaacagcaccccctatagttccaagaagttaactaccttgttcaggggcagaacgacagattttgaccttctcagctcggggattcaatccaccaACCTTTTGGCTACTGGCCCAATGTTCTAACCATTATGCTACCTGTAACCCCAACATATGTGAAAACACCTAACAGACATTACAATTTATTCATTAATTTAGCAATATTTGATTTAACTTGTACTaaataaatgatatataaataaatacctaTACATAAGAGATATAACTGATAAATTGCCATAAGGTGGTCATCAAAATCATTTTGGGGTCCAAATGGGCCCAATACGGACAGCAGATCCAAAGAGTGGGCTTATTTCAGGAACAGTGAAGGCTGTCCTCACCAGATATGAGCTGCCAGCACTGGGCAACACTGGGCCAATGTCTTGGGGATAATATGGAGCCGATtagctgggacacacacacagtaaactgaCCTGAGATTAGCAGGGTGAGATACAACAACGTTTCCATCACTGTGAAATTCAAAGAATATATGATTAAAATGAATGCACTTCAAGGTTGCAACACTTTACCAATGCAAACTGTCTTTCTCCTTCTTTACTGATATGATGTGACAGGACAGGTGAAGATAATGCTCCCCACATAGAGGGTTATCACCTGTTCAGAGACAGGAACAATCAGTGATTGTTAGGTTAGGTTTCTAAAGTATTGGAAGTGGGTAGTGGTGAAAAACCTCAACATAACGTCTCCAGGGAGCCAACAAGGGTTAGAACACATGTTTGATTATTCTACACTGGAACCTTCAAATGGGGAATAAATAAAGTGTTAAATTAAAGTCAAGAAACAGGATCCCCTGAACAGGATTCCTATAGTCACACACTGCCTGACTTTAAACACAATGAAAACACAATGAAAGGTTTTGAACATAAGACAGAGGATATTACACAATTTGAGTTTGTGTTCAAAGAATTTTGGAAATGTACCATTTCATCTAAAATTGGCACcaacttttaaattatttatatttaAATACATTTCACGACAATATAGTTGCTAGATTTCCAACATGATTATACAATCCAAAATGGCCTCACCTGTTGTTTGaaggtaactctctctctctgcgtctctccaGTTTTGCCCTATAAACCTTACACTGTTCCTAATTTCTTTGAATGTGTTATTTATATACAAAAACAACTGTGACGTGACATTCATCCCACTGGATAAGGGGTTGGACAGAACCAGAGAAGGAAACAGCTAGAGAGGCGGCACAGAATATTCGCATGTGATGATTCTCTTGTTCCAAAGGAGATAACCCACTCCTCTAGACAGACATATTGCCCAGAAATTGACTCATTGCTCAGAAAAGGACCCAACTCCATACGTCTAAAAataaagggttgtgtggtttcAAGCATTGTTCAGGTCAGTGAGGCCTGAATTGAGAGTGACACTCCAAGGTAAAGCCACTTCACTAGAAGAGGGCTGGAGGTACACCACAGAGGCAGGCAGTAACCCAGCTGCCCTGGTCTAAGCTCTCACTCCCTGAAAATGAGATTAACCAATAGCACCTTTGTATAAATATGTATGTTCTCAAGGTGGTTATTTTTGTTTTGCTTTGGTAAAAAGGAATAAATCCCTACATTAACTCCTGGTTCATTGGgtgttctgtcctctctctctcttctgtcactgagttctctgcccactctctctcctctgtcactgagttctctgcccactctctctcctctgttactgagttctctgcccactctctcctctgtcactgagttctctgcccactctctctcctctgttactgagttctctgcccactctctctcctctgtcactgagttctctgcccactctctctcctctgttaccgagttctctgcccactctctctcctctcactgagttctctgcccactctctcctctgtcactgagttctctgcccactctctctcctctgtcactgagttatctgccctctctctcctctgtcactgagttctctgcccactctctctcctctgtcactgagttctctgcccactctctctcctctgtcactgatttctctgcccactctctctcctctgttactgagttctctgcccactctctcctctgtcactgagttctctgcccactctctcctctgtcactgagttctctgccctctctctcctctgtcactgagttatctgccctccctctcctctgtcactgagttctctgccctctctctcctctgtcactgagttctctgccccctctctctcatctgtcaCTGAGTTGTCtgcgctctctctcctctgtcactgagttctctgcccactctctcctctgtcactgggatctctgccccctctctctcatctgtcaCTGAGTTGTCtgcgctctctctcctctgtcactgggttctctgccctctctctcctctgtcactgagttctatgccctttctctcctctgtcactgagttctctgcccactctctctcctctgtcactgagttaactgccctctctctcctctgtcactgagttctctgccctctctctccgctgtaattactctgtcatataaaaccctttccacagagggttctacatggaacccaacacGGTTCTACCAGGGCAAAAAatgttttacctggaaccaggaagtgttcttcaaagggttctcctatggagacagccgaaCAACCCTTGTGTAATGTTTTTTCTGAATGTAGGATCAACTCCCCCCTGTCCAAGTCATTTAATTCATTATGATCTGATAGGCCAAGGTGACAggtccaccttgtgctggggacaataaaaggccactctaaaatgtgcagttttgttttcccgatcatgtgaaatccattgactAGGGCCTaacttatttatttcaattgactgatttccttatatgaactgtaactgagtaaaatcaatgaaatattatatttttgttctgacTATTATAGACTATAGTATAAAATATAATATTTCCATTGTTTACCTTTTATCCAAAAGTGACAGAGGTCAAGCATACATTTTCCATATTAGTGGCCTCAGGGGAAACAAACCAACAATCCTGGCATTGAAAGCACCATGTTCTACAAACTGAGCCACACAGAACCACAACACACATGAGAGTTGTCAAGAGGCCTCAAACACATCTGAGACCAGGATCGTTACTGATGTCACATCATTGTGTGTTGCAGGAAATATCCTGGGTCTGGCTTGATGTGGTAAAGTTCCCCTCTGTCTGATTTGAGTAAGTTATGTAAAACGTAACTAAAGCTCTGGTCAGCAGGACATGGTTCTAACTGGTACCAGTGTatcagagtcctgaagagaggaCTTGATTACACATTATGTCTAGATGTCTTTATCACTAAGGTAAAATGTGTCAAATATACATAAAAATAATATTAAGTTGAAACTTGAAGAATCACAACTCTAGACCTATACTGTCAATCTGCAACAAGTATTTATttgatcatcagaaaatacatctTCATTAACCAGTAAAAAACATGCTGAGACTACATTGGCTATGCAGTATGTAAACTATGGTCtaaatacattttcaattaaAGAAAGTTACATTCCAATTAGAAAAACACATTGATacttacagtgctgtgaaaaagtatttgccccctttctgattctctatttttacatatttttgatattgaatgttatcagatcctcaaccaaaacctaatattagataaagtgaACCTGAGTTTCCAAGTAACATGAAATATTTATACTTATTTTAtctatttaattaacaaagttatgcaacacccaattccctgtgtgaaaaagtatttgcccctttacactcaataactggttgtaccACCTTTAGCtctaatgactgcaaccaaacacttcctgtagttgttgatcagtctcacattgctgtggaggcattttggcccactcttacatgcagaactgctttaactcagcaaagcatccccaaacatcacactaccaccaccatgcttgactgttgaAATAATGTTTTTACTGTGGAATGCTGTGTTTGGTTAtcagacataatgggacccatctaGTCCAAAAAGTTAGAAGGAACCATGAGTTGTGCTcagtatcagagaattctacaggacaatgttaggccatccgtctgtgagctgatgcTGAagagcagctgggtcatgcagcaagacaatgatccaaaacacacaatcaagtctacatgacttcgaccgccgaacacagcccgaacaaggagagggaccaactttggcggaagtcgaGACAATGTCGCTAAGTTTAAGCAGTTCTAAGTGGAAGAGTGGGCCTAAACTCTTCCATAGCGACGTGAGAGAcggatcaacaactacaggaaacgtttggTTGGAGTTGTTGCAGTtcaaggtggcacaaccagttattgatacatttttcacACATGAACATTGGGTGTTACATAACTTTgttatgaaataaattaaataggtatgtaattgttgtgttatttgttcactcaggttcccttcaTCTAATATTCTGTTTTCTTTgaagatcagataacattcagCATCAAAAATATGTAAAAGTTGAGAAAATTAGAAAggaggcaaatactttttcacagcactgtatatcaACATAACTACAGATAACTCATTTACAGACATGATGTGTGAAAAGTCTATCTTGAGAACACACCCTGTAATAAAACAACCAGGTCAAGAAAATTATAGAGAAAAACATGTCATGATAAAACACTATTAATGTTTATAATTAAACAATTTActtaataaaacacatttaattaGGTTGAGAAAATACATCCCAGTACAGATTATTAATGTAAATAAAAAGAGAAATGTAAGGAGAACATTTGACATAATTAGAGTTCTCTCTTTGTCATCatcctcttcttcatcttctcctcctcttctttcttggGAGACCCCTCTTCCTCCTTGTGGAAGACCTTCCCATCAGGCTGCTTTTTCCATGTCACTTTGATGTCTGCAGGTAACCCCTGATCCTTCAGCTTGTTCCTTATCTGGagaaacacaaagacacacagagacccacacttttataccatctattgcatctcatCTCTACCGGTTGGTCATggcccatccatatatttatatgtacatattcttattccatccctttaattagatttgtgtgtattaggtagttgttgtggaattgttagattagttGTTAGATATcgttgcactgtcggaactagaagcacaagcatttcacacactcacaataacatctgctaaccatgtgtttgtgaaaaatgagatttgatttgatttgaatatttcACTCTGTATTAGTCATTCTGAAGATCTACAACTACCATTCCTTCCTGCTATACTGAGACGTTCTTCACTTCAACCCTTTGACTCTATGAGGAGATGAGGCTTATATTTGACCTATTTCACAGATGTACAAGTGTGCTTTAATatacatgtgtgaattggaaatgtgtttttggatatcccactctccctgagacaccctttGAGagcggggtcacagccagggtagaAGGTCGTCCACAAaaagactaggacccagaccacaGAGGAGGTCATCTtcaaacagactaggacccagaccagagaggaggacatccacaacagacttggacccagaccagagaggaggacatccacaacagactaggacccagaccagagaggaggtcatcttcaaacagactaggacccagaccagagaggaggacatccacaacagactaggactcagaccagagaggaggacatccacaacagactaggactcagaccagagaggaggacatccacaacagactaggacccagaccagagaggagttcAACCACAAccgactaggacccagaccagagaggaggtcatccacaacagactaggacccagaccagagaggagttcAACCACAactgactaggacccagaccagagaggaggtcatccacaacagactaggacccagaccagagaggagttcAACCACAAccgactaggacccagaccagagaggaggtcatccacaacagactaggacccagaccagagaagaGGTCTGTACAGTTGGTATCATTGCTGAGTTGGTTCTTCATGAACAGGGTGAAACTCACCTCTTGTAAGATGGAGTCCTGAACAGCAGCATCACTGAGGTTCAGATGTTGATCCTTTGGGAGCATCTTCACTCTCACCACCTGTCTCTTCAGTTGGGGTATGTCAGGGGTCTCCACAGCTGGGCCTACAAGATAATACAATCCCACAACGACAGTAGTTGATCATGGGGCAACTTTAGAGTTCTCCTGTCATCATAAGATCAGGTAGATCAGGTGGAGAATATTGTAATTTACCATAGCAGATGAAAGAAGTGGTGATTTCACAGAGTTCATTTATCCATTTAGTTTTATCAGAATAATAAGGATAAGATGACATCATAGTGCAGCTGTAACTCTGATCTGTTGAAAGCCGTCCTGACTGCCAGTTTCTGAATGAGGAGTCACTCTGGTCTGACCATATCCAGGAGTCTTGAAACAGACCGATCCACACAGGAAGTTTCCTCAGTGATATCTTcttctctatctctgtgttctcAGTCTGGTTCCTCACACTGACCAGGTCTGTGTGATTCTGTCTGCAGTAACTCTGAGCATCTATCCAGGTCTTGTTCTCCTGAATTAAGACGTATGTTAGGTTGGTGTCTTGTTTTCCTGCAAAAGTCAAATGTAATAATCAATACAAATATCCAGTGAAATATCATCTACTGATCATCTATAGTACATGTTGTCATTGATTTGATAACAGATCAATAACTGATTAACAACTTAAAGCTATCATGAGTCTATGTTTCAACTCAATGGCAGCTCCAGCACTTATACAAGGCTTCATCATTAGTATGTAAACACTCACCATCATAACAGATGAAGTGATGCTGGTCATCACAGGAGGTGTTGTACCACAGACCAGCTGTACTCATTAAAGCACAGTTACCATTTTGGGGTGTCCCAGTGTCCCAGTTTCTGAACTcagtctccccctctctgtagaaACGTCTGTCTGCCAGAGACCAGTTCCACTTCAAGGTATCTCCCTTCTTCAGTCCTAGCCAGTGTTCTTGACCATAACTACTGACACTGGTAATCAGCCTGTTCAGGTCCTCCATGTCATCTACTGTAGCCAGGTCAGTGTATTTCTCTCTGCAGTAACTCTGGGCATCAGTCCAGTTCATATTGTTGGTAATGAGGTGATACTGATGAAGACATGAGGAAGGTGTGTAGAATCCTGTGAACAGCATAATGATTAATGAGGTAAATTTTCTCCAGAAACTTCTCAAACCCAACCACACTATCTATGGATCTGTTAACATACAGTACACCCTggtgtgcaaacacacacacacacacacacacacacacacacacacacacacacacacacacacacacacacacacacacacacacacacacacacacacacacacacacacacacacacacacacacacacacacacacacacacacacacacacctacattcaTGTTAATAGTCTCTTCTGATTACAATTATTACGTCTATATCTATTATCTTCCAAAATGTAAGTCTGTTTATCTAGCTGACCGATAACACGTTCTGATTCAATAGCTAGTCCTGCACTTTACAAACTCCCAGGGTGCATTGAGTAAATGTTGGAAAAAGATATTGGTTCCTTTCTAAACATAGAAGTGTGAATGCAGAGAGGACTCTGTCCACAAAATAGATGAAGTGAACTAGCAAAgagttgagtcctcattcaaaTCAGAGTGAATACAAAGAGAACAGAGTTATGTTGCTCTCTTTTTTACCACAGTTCACTTTAAACTGGAATGAGATCAGttactttaaacaggactgagatcagttaatTTAAACAGGAATGAGATCAGttactttaaacaggactgagatcagttactttaaacaggactgagatcagttattttaaacaggactgagatcagttactttaaacaggactgagatcagttattttaaacaggactgagatcagttactttaaacaggactgagatcagttattttaaacaggactgagatcagttactttAAACAGGACGGAGATCAGTTACTTTAAACAGGACCATATGTGAAAACATTTTACAGAAATTAGGGCTCATACATGTTACAATTTGTTCATTACTTTAGCAATTAAATTAATACCTGTACATAAGAGAAACAACTGATAAATTACCATAAGGTGGTCAATATACTCAGGACcttttttcacgttatttgtaacttattttgtacataatgtttctgcaaccgtatcttacagcAAAAAAGaccttctggatatcaggacagcgatcactcacctcggattagacaaagatgttttcttcaacaagcaggacgcacaggacattctccgaacacccgacaaggccaacatcccagatatttgcaagaggaagagacgcaCGCAGGCACAGAGGACACAGCTGGATGCCTCGTACGGATCCGCAGAAGGCAAGTGGTAAAGCTAACGTTACCGTCAATATTgatcgccaacgtgcaatcattggacaataaattagacgaggtacgatcacgaatatcctaccaacgggacatcaaaactgtaatatcctatgttttacggaatcgtggctgaatgacaacatggatattcagctagcgggatatacgttGCACCAGCAAGATAGAGCAGCACAATCCAGTAAAACGAGAGTgtgcggtctgtgcatatttgtaaacaacagctggtgcacgaaatctaaggaagtgtCTAGATTTTGCTTGCCTTAAGTAGAGTatcttgtgataaattgcagaccACTCTACTTGACTAGAgtgttttcagctatacttttagtggctgtttaccaccacagacagatgcttgCACTAAGatcgcactcagtcagctgtataaggaaataagcaaacaggaaaccactcacccagaggcggcgctcctattgGCCGGAGACTTTCATGCAGGGAAACTAAAATCAgttctacctaatttctatcaaaaTGTTAAATGtgaaaccagagggaaaacaattctggatcacctgtactccacacacagagacgtgtacaaagctcgccctcgccctccatttggtaaatccgaccacaactctatactcctgattcctgcttacaagcacaaattaaagcaggaagcaccagtgactcggtctataaaaaagtggtcagatgaagcaaatgctaaactacaggactgttttgctaccacagactggaaaatgttccgggattcttccgatggcattgagaattacaccacatcagtcactggctttatcaataagtgcatcggggacgtcgtccccacagtgactgtacgtacataccccaaccagaagccatggattacaggcaacattcacactgagctaaagggtagagctgccgctttcaagatgCGGGACTCTAACTCgggagcttataagaaatcctgctatgccctgcaatgaaccatcaaacaggcaaagcatcaatacagggctaagatcaagtcgtactacaccggctccgacgttcgtcttatgtggcaaactattacagactacaaaggtaagcacagccgcaagctgcccagtgattaaagcctaccagatgagctatatcacttctatgctcgctttgaggcaagcaacaatgaggcatgcatgagatcatcagctgttccggatgactgtgtaatCACGCtatccgtagccgacgtgagtaagacctttaaacaggtcaacattcacaaggctgtggtgccagacagattaccaggatgtgtgctccggccatgtgctgaccaactggcaggtgtcttcactgacattttcaacacgtccctgattgagtctgtaataccaacatgtttcaagcagaccaccatagtccctttgCCCATGAACATGAAGgctacctaaatgactacagacccgtagcactcacgtccgtagtcatgaagtgctttgaaaggctggtaatggctcacatcaacaccattatcccagaaaccctagacacattccaatttgtataccgcccaaacagatccacagatgatgcggtctctattgcactccacactgccctttcccacctggacaaaaggaacacttatgtgagaatgctattcattgactacagcaacagaatagtaccctcaaagttcctcactaagctaaggatcctgggaataaacacctccctcctcaactggatcctggacttcctgacgggacgcccccaggtggtgagggtagctagcaacacatctgccacgctgatcctcatcactggagccccccaggggtgcgtgctcagtcccctcctgtactctctgttcacgcacaactgcatggccaggcacgactccaacaccataattaagtttgctgatgacacgacagtggtaggccagatcaccgacaatgacgaaacagcctatagggaggaggtcagagacctggtcgggtggtgccagaataacaacctatccctcaacgtaaccaagactaaggagatgattgtggactacaggaaaaggaggaccgagcacgcccccattctcattgtcggggctgtagtggagcaggttgagagcttcaagttccttggtgtccacatcaccaacaaactagaatggtccaaacacaccaagacagtcctgaagagggcacgacaaagcctattccgcctcaggaaactaaaaagatttggcatgggccctcagatcctcaaaaggttcgacagctgcaacatcgagagcatcctgactggttgcatcacggcc
This is a stretch of genomic DNA from Salvelinus alpinus chromosome 11, SLU_Salpinus.1, whole genome shotgun sequence. It encodes these proteins:
- the LOC139533355 gene encoding secretory phospholipase A2 receptor-like, giving the protein METLLYLTLLISGFYTPSSCLHQYHLITNNMNWTDAQSYCREKYTDLATVDDMEDLNRLITSVSSYGQEHWLGLKKGDTLKWNWSLADRRFYREGETEFRNWDTGTPQNGNCALMSTAGLWYNTSCDDQHHFICYDAFAGKQDTNLTYVLIQENKTWIDAQSYCRQNHTDLVSVRNQTENTEIEKKISLRKLPVWIGLFQDSWIWSDQSDSSFRNWQSGRLSTDQSPAVETPDIPQLKRQVVRVKMLPKDQHLNLSDAAVQDSILQEIRNKLKDQGLPADIKVTWKKQPDGKVFHKEEEGSPKKEEEEKMKKRMMTKREL